The Pedobacter mucosus genome window below encodes:
- a CDS encoding DoxX family protein, with the protein MNVIRKIEHWGDVHHSKWLDYLRIVLGLVIFGKGVSFVSDTSVLQNLITQNNVFGFSSVLISVAIHIVAFAHLVGGLLITMGLVTRFAVVIQIPILLFAVFFVNLTPGFSTPNSELWFSVLVLFLLIMFWVVGSGPLSVDEGLKHKSGKRYA; encoded by the coding sequence ATGAACGTTATCCGTAAAATTGAACATTGGGGAGATGTTCATCACTCAAAATGGCTAGATTATTTGAGAATAGTTCTTGGCCTTGTTATTTTTGGAAAAGGTGTTTCTTTTGTAAGCGATACTTCCGTTCTTCAAAATTTAATTACCCAAAACAATGTATTCGGTTTCTCAAGCGTCCTCATCAGCGTAGCCATACATATTGTTGCTTTTGCGCATTTAGTTGGAGGATTATTAATTACCATGGGCCTAGTTACACGTTTTGCGGTAGTTATTCAAATTCCGATTTTACTGTTTGCTGTATTTTTTGTTAACCTAACGCCAGGATTTTCCACCCCGAATTCAGAACTTTGGTTCTCGGTTTTAGTGCTTTTTTTATTGATAATGTTTTGGGTTGTTGGATCTGGACCATTATCCGTTGATGAAGGATTGAAGCACAAAAGTGGTAAGCGTTACGCTTAA
- a CDS encoding phenylalanyl-tRNA synthetase subunit alpha, with protein sequence MSKEILEFSIQVEEQFDLKFDWLNEFWEAAFKIFEK encoded by the coding sequence ATGAGCAAAGAAATATTAGAGTTTTCAATACAAGTAGAAGAGCAATTTGACCTAAAGTTTGATTGGTTAAACGAGTTTTGGGAAGCTGCATTTAAAATTTTCGAAAAATAA
- the rlmD gene encoding 23S rRNA (uracil(1939)-C(5))-methyltransferase RlmD produces MSRKKPGTITIIPNVHIIDIAEEGKSVGKADELVIFVDKAVPGDVVDVRLVKKKKNFAEAIIEQLHEKSALRTDPFCPHFGTCGGCKWQHMGYDSQLKFKQKNVEAALQRLGKIDTTGIEPILGSAKNRYYRNKLEFTFSNKRWLEKTDMDRDDEFDMNALGFHVPLRFDKILDIEHCYLQDEPSNSIRNAVRKFASENEISFYDLRNHEGALRNLIIRTSTTGEVMVAVIFAYPEQAQIDGLMNFLQVAFPQITSLLYIVNQKKNDTIFDQDVITFAGRDHIFEEMDGIKFKIGVKSFYQTNSDQAFELYKITRDFADFKGDELVYDLYTGAGTIANFIAKNVKQVVGVEYVPTAIEDAKFNSELNGIENTIFFAGDMKDILTSEFITTHGKPDVVITDPPRAGMHADVVQRLLEMESEKIVYVSCNAATQARDLELLKEKYDVVRIKPVDMFPHTQHVENVVLLRLK; encoded by the coding sequence ATGAGCAGAAAAAAACCAGGTACGATCACAATCATTCCAAACGTACATATTATTGACATAGCTGAAGAAGGAAAGAGCGTTGGTAAAGCCGACGAATTAGTAATATTTGTTGATAAGGCCGTTCCTGGTGATGTTGTTGATGTTCGCTTAGTAAAAAAGAAGAAGAATTTTGCTGAAGCAATTATTGAGCAATTGCATGAAAAATCTGCATTACGTACAGATCCTTTCTGCCCGCATTTTGGAACTTGCGGTGGTTGTAAATGGCAGCACATGGGCTATGATTCTCAATTAAAATTTAAACAAAAAAATGTTGAAGCTGCTTTACAGCGTCTCGGAAAAATTGATACTACAGGTATTGAGCCTATTTTAGGTTCAGCAAAAAATAGATATTATCGCAATAAATTGGAGTTTACTTTTTCTAACAAACGATGGTTAGAAAAAACAGATATGGATCGTGATGATGAATTTGATATGAATGCTCTAGGTTTTCATGTTCCGCTGCGATTTGATAAAATTTTAGATATCGAACATTGTTATCTTCAAGATGAACCATCAAACTCCATTAGAAATGCAGTCCGTAAATTTGCGTCAGAAAACGAGATCTCATTCTATGATTTAAGAAACCACGAAGGCGCTTTACGAAATTTAATTATTCGTACTTCTACAACTGGCGAAGTTATGGTTGCCGTAATATTTGCTTATCCTGAACAAGCGCAAATTGATGGATTAATGAATTTTCTGCAGGTAGCGTTTCCTCAGATTACTTCACTTTTATATATCGTTAATCAAAAGAAAAACGATACAATTTTCGATCAGGACGTAATAACTTTTGCTGGTCGTGATCATATTTTTGAAGAGATGGATGGCATCAAATTTAAAATCGGTGTAAAATCTTTTTATCAAACAAACTCTGATCAAGCTTTTGAATTATATAAAATTACCAGAGATTTCGCTGATTTTAAAGGTGATGAACTGGTTTACGATTTATATACTGGCGCAGGAACGATAGCCAATTTCATAGCAAAAAATGTTAAACAAGTTGTTGGAGTAGAATATGTTCCAACGGCTATTGAAGATGCTAAATTCAATTCAGAATTAAATGGAATTGAAAATACCATCTTTTTTGCAGGTGATATGAAGGATATCCTGACATCAGAATTTATTACGACACACGGTAAGCCTGATGTTGTAATAACCGATCCGCCGAGAGCCGGGATGCATGCTGATGTGGTGCAAAGGTTGCTGGAAATGGAATCAGAAAAAATTGTTTATGTAAGTTGCAATGCGGCAACACAGGCCAGAGACTTAGAATTGTTGAAAGAAAAATACGATGTGGTGCGCATTAAACCGGTGGATATGTTTCCCCATACGCAACATGTAGAAAATGTAGTATTGTTGAGGTTGAAATAA
- a CDS encoding head GIN domain-containing protein — protein MNLFLKLSSLLLLFLSMDVHAQATKNVSVKNFNAITVSSGIDLYLTQGATETVNIKSDDETLKDIVVEQNGGTLTIKFKDGVNWSGMFKNRIIKANVNYKTLTAIAASGGSDVFTQNQMKADKLAIRSSGGSDLKLNLICNNLTVQSSGGSDIDLRGKAENMTLQASGGSDIDAYELITEYAKVSASGGSDINIYVNKGLEASASGGGDVTFKGNASLKKTSSSKSGDVQRAN, from the coding sequence ATGAATCTATTTCTTAAATTATCCTCATTACTTCTACTTTTCTTAAGCATGGATGTGCATGCTCAAGCAACAAAAAATGTTAGTGTAAAAAACTTTAATGCCATTACGGTAAGCAGCGGCATCGATTTATACCTTACTCAAGGAGCGACTGAAACCGTAAACATAAAATCAGACGATGAAACTTTAAAAGACATTGTAGTTGAACAAAACGGTGGCACGCTGACTATTAAATTTAAAGACGGCGTAAATTGGAGCGGTATGTTTAAAAATCGCATCATTAAAGCCAATGTAAATTATAAAACTTTAACGGCAATTGCTGCCTCTGGTGGCTCAGATGTTTTTACTCAAAATCAAATGAAAGCTGATAAACTAGCCATCCGTTCTTCTGGAGGATCAGATTTAAAATTGAATCTAATTTGTAATAATTTAACAGTTCAATCTAGCGGAGGTAGCGATATTGATTTAAGGGGAAAAGCTGAAAATATGACACTTCAGGCAAGTGGCGGTAGCGATATTGACGCCTATGAATTAATAACAGAATATGCAAAAGTGAGCGCATCTGGCGGATCAGATATTAATATTTATGTAAACAAAGGTTTAGAAGCAAGCGCCAGTGGTGGTGGCGATGTTACTTTTAAAGGAAATGCTTCTCTTAAGAAAACATCAAGCTCGAAGAGCGGCGATGTACAGAGAGCCAATTGA
- a CDS encoding phosphoribosyltransferase family protein — translation MASQLLILNKKQIQQKIDRIAYQILEDNLNEKEIVLAGIWDRGYKLALRLEKVLKKISSIKLTMLRIDLQKESSKLIASTDLDESYWKNKVVIIVDDVLNSGKTLAYGLGVFLNTPHKKIRTVVLIDRSHKIFPIATDFVGLELATILKEHVDVVMDVEGEEDRVYLS, via the coding sequence ATGGCGTCGCAATTACTTATTCTTAACAAGAAACAGATTCAGCAAAAAATAGATCGTATTGCTTACCAGATTTTGGAAGATAACCTGAATGAAAAGGAGATTGTATTAGCGGGTATTTGGGATCGTGGTTATAAACTGGCTTTGCGATTAGAAAAGGTGCTAAAAAAAATCTCCTCAATTAAATTAACCATGCTTCGTATAGATCTTCAAAAAGAGAGCAGCAAACTTATTGCTTCAACAGATTTAGATGAAAGTTATTGGAAAAATAAAGTTGTTATCATTGTAGATGACGTTTTAAATAGCGGAAAAACCTTGGCCTATGGTTTGGGTGTTTTCCTAAATACGCCTCATAAAAAAATCCGTACCGTTGTTTTAATTGATAGAAGTCATAAAATCTTCCCTATTGCAACAGATTTTGTGGGATTGGAATTGGCAACCATTTTAAAAGAACACGTAGATGTGGTAATGGATGTGGAAGGTGAGGAAGATCGTGTTTATTTAAGTTAA
- a CDS encoding 1-acyl-sn-glycerol-3-phosphate acyltransferase, whose product MKTDSSVLILANHFSWWDGFLLFYINKKVFKKQFHVLVNAENYMKVRFLRYLGAFAAENRGKDVLETLSYAGELLNNPENLILIFPQGKLYSNHLKSISFEKGVMQLINSSKKKINIVFAATFIDYFSKRKPSAYTYLQNWENEEYINLQVLKSAYNKHYDQSVVKQTQLKE is encoded by the coding sequence TTGAAAACTGATTCTTCTGTACTAATTTTAGCCAATCATTTTAGTTGGTGGGATGGTTTTTTGCTTTTCTATATCAATAAAAAAGTTTTCAAAAAGCAGTTCCACGTTTTAGTAAATGCAGAAAATTATATGAAAGTAAGGTTTTTAAGATATTTGGGCGCATTTGCTGCAGAAAACAGAGGGAAAGATGTTTTAGAAACTTTAAGTTATGCAGGTGAACTTCTCAATAATCCTGAAAACTTAATACTCATTTTTCCACAAGGGAAATTGTATTCGAATCACCTAAAAAGTATCAGTTTTGAAAAAGGAGTGATGCAATTAATCAACTCAAGTAAAAAGAAAATAAATATTGTTTTTGCTGCAACTTTTATAGATTATTTTTCAAAAAGAAAACCATCGGCTTATACCTATTTACAAAATTGGGAAAATGAGGAATACATCAATTTGCAAGTACTGAAGAGTGCATACAATAAACATTATGATCAATCGGTTGTTAAACAAACACAACTTAAAGAATGA
- a CDS encoding glycosyltransferase, giving the protein MTIFIYSVLIFLVIRFSVTVFNFLSNPKLPRVIKHYTDQVSILIPARDEEKIIVNLLQSIKDQDYANYEVFVLDDNSSDDTARVVKDFCLLNPKFNLIKGEDLKAGWLGKNFACKQLSEHASGKYLLFLDADETIKRGLINSLINRMELGNLALLSIFTNQIMLSIGEKLTVPLMHFILLNLLPLRLVRLSKNAAFAAASGQCMFFDAKIYKKNQWHESVKNQVVEDIEIMKLIKQEKLNAEALLSNGLIYCRMYNNMGESINGFSKNLLAGFGNNIFILLFYQLLVIIGPLILFLNFNITLLVLPFTLIILSRIMISYLSGQSVLINLILHPFQMFFFLIISFISIQKHNFKTGTWKGRSIKTI; this is encoded by the coding sequence ATGACCATTTTTATCTATTCTGTATTAATTTTTCTGGTGATCAGATTCTCGGTTACCGTATTTAATTTTCTTTCGAATCCGAAATTACCAAGGGTTATTAAGCATTACACGGATCAGGTTTCAATATTAATTCCAGCCAGAGATGAAGAAAAAATCATTGTCAATCTACTTCAATCGATAAAAGACCAAGATTATGCAAACTATGAAGTTTTTGTGCTGGATGATAATAGTAGTGATGATACCGCTCGTGTAGTTAAAGATTTTTGTCTATTAAATCCGAAATTTAATTTAATAAAAGGCGAGGATTTAAAAGCCGGCTGGCTGGGTAAAAACTTTGCCTGTAAACAATTAAGTGAACATGCATCTGGTAAGTATTTGCTTTTTCTCGATGCAGATGAAACCATAAAACGTGGATTAATTAATAGTCTGATTAACAGAATGGAACTTGGTAACTTGGCTTTGTTAAGTATTTTTACGAATCAAATTATGTTATCAATTGGAGAAAAGTTAACAGTTCCTTTGATGCATTTTATCTTGTTAAACTTGTTACCGCTACGCTTGGTTAGACTTTCTAAAAATGCAGCTTTTGCTGCTGCAAGTGGACAATGTATGTTTTTCGACGCTAAAATTTATAAAAAAAATCAATGGCATGAAAGCGTTAAAAACCAAGTTGTGGAAGATATAGAGATTATGAAACTGATTAAACAAGAAAAATTAAATGCTGAGGCACTCTTATCTAATGGACTGATTTATTGTAGAATGTACAATAATATGGGCGAAAGTATTAACGGTTTTAGCAAAAACTTACTCGCAGGCTTTGGGAATAATATCTTTATTTTACTATTTTACCAGCTCTTGGTAATCATCGGACCTTTGATTTTATTTTTAAACTTTAACATCACATTACTTGTATTACCTTTTACATTAATCATATTAAGTAGAATAATGATTTCATATTTATCAGGACAAAGCGTTTTGATTAATTTGATTCTACATCCATTTCAGATGTTTTTCTTTTTAATTATTTCATTCATATCAATACAAAAACACAATTTTAAAACCGGTACATGGAAGGGAAGATCGATCAAAACGATTTAA
- a CDS encoding carotenoid biosynthesis protein translates to MEGKIDQNDLKIKKIAVAVIIIFHFVGLVGFLIPVAQPYFIKLVPFHLLLMFAIIIFSYNADVKRLLLFVSGVFICGFLVEVLGIHTGKIFGNYNYGNTLGYKIAAVPILMGVNWVILIFSIGQMMKSFKIRNSIVASVLGAIALVIFDYFLEPVATKFDYWQWDWQAIPVQNYVAWFIVSLILLKFYYALGLKQQKYIGVAMFASQFVFFVVLYMTTRTNIFA, encoded by the coding sequence ATGGAAGGGAAGATCGATCAAAACGATTTAAAAATTAAAAAGATTGCAGTTGCAGTAATCATCATTTTTCACTTTGTGGGTTTAGTGGGTTTTCTTATTCCTGTTGCTCAACCGTATTTTATAAAGCTTGTTCCTTTTCACTTGTTATTGATGTTTGCTATTATTATTTTTTCTTACAATGCAGATGTTAAACGACTTTTGTTATTTGTTTCAGGCGTTTTTATTTGCGGATTTTTAGTTGAAGTTCTGGGCATTCACACTGGTAAAATTTTTGGTAACTATAATTACGGAAATACTTTAGGCTATAAAATTGCGGCAGTTCCAATATTGATGGGTGTAAATTGGGTGATTTTAATTTTCAGTATTGGTCAAATGATGAAGAGCTTTAAAATTAGAAATAGCATTGTGGCCTCTGTTTTAGGTGCAATAGCCTTGGTAATTTTTGATTACTTTTTAGAGCCAGTAGCCACAAAGTTTGATTATTGGCAATGGGACTGGCAGGCGATTCCAGTTCAAAATTATGTCGCCTGGTTTATCGTTTCATTAATATTATTAAAGTTTTATTATGCATTAGGCTTAAAACAGCAAAAGTATATTGGTGTGGCAATGTTTGCCTCACAATTTGTATTTTTTGTTGTTTTATATATGACAACAAGAACAAATATTTTTGCTTAA
- a CDS encoding 4-hydroxy-3-methylbut-2-enyl diphosphate reductase, protein MSYNLQVDIDKSSGFCFGVVYAIEMAEDILDNEGYLYCLGDIVHNDEEVERLTKRGLKIIDHEILKGLRDEKVLIRAHGEAPSTYQLALENNLTLIDASCPVVLKLQNRIKVSHDSDEQVLIFGKHGHAEVIGLQGQTDGKAIVFQDLAELDHVDLPAKFTLYSQTTKSTDKFYHIKDELISRGYDIKANDTICRQVSNRYEELENFVVNYDRIIFVSGKKSSNGKVLYDVCKKYNDSSYFVSTVDEIDQNWFAANDKVGICGATSTPMWLMEKVKSALEQY, encoded by the coding sequence ATGAGCTATAATCTACAAGTTGATATCGATAAATCTTCAGGCTTTTGCTTCGGAGTTGTGTATGCTATAGAAATGGCAGAAGACATTCTCGACAATGAAGGTTATTTATATTGCCTTGGCGATATTGTACATAATGACGAGGAAGTTGAAAGGTTAACCAAACGTGGTTTAAAAATTATAGATCACGAAATTTTAAAGGGCTTAAGAGACGAAAAGGTTTTAATTAGAGCCCATGGCGAAGCACCTTCAACATATCAATTGGCTTTAGAAAATAATCTTACCCTAATCGATGCTTCTTGTCCGGTGGTTTTAAAGTTGCAAAATAGAATCAAAGTTTCTCACGATAGTGATGAACAAGTATTGATTTTTGGTAAACATGGTCACGCAGAAGTTATAGGTTTACAAGGCCAGACAGATGGAAAAGCAATTGTTTTTCAGGATCTAGCAGAGCTTGATCATGTTGATTTACCTGCAAAATTCACTTTATATAGTCAAACTACAAAGAGTACCGACAAATTTTACCACATAAAAGATGAGTTAATTAGTCGTGGTTATGACATTAAAGCAAATGATACCATTTGTAGGCAAGTATCCAATCGATACGAAGAACTCGAAAATTTCGTGGTTAATTATGACAGAATAATTTTCGTTTCTGGCAAAAAATCTTCCAACGGAAAAGTGCTTTATGATGTGTGTAAAAAGTACAATGATAGCTCTTATTTCGTTTCAACTGTTGATGAGATAGACCAAAATTGGTTTGCTGCAAATGATAAAGTTGGTATTTGTGGTGCCACCTCTACACCAATGTGGTTAATGGAAAAAGTTAAATCTGCATTGGAACAATACTAA
- a CDS encoding fatty acid desaturase — translation MSQSFQYQNSQFKGVTVAFVVIACWFASLFFLLNWNFDWRNPLVYIMIFVQMHLYTGLFITAHDAMHGTISSNKKLNNVIGYIVVFLYAGFFYNRLYAKHHKHHKHVHTEDDPDFAPHGFWRWYLSFMLNYVTVIQLVIMAAAFNILNIWVEEKNLLLFWVLPSLISTFQLFYFGTYLPHKGEHDNEYYASTLNKNHFVAFITCYFFGYHLEHHQKPNMPWWQLYKTKA, via the coding sequence ATGAGCCAATCATTTCAATATCAAAATAGTCAGTTTAAAGGCGTGACAGTTGCTTTTGTTGTAATTGCATGCTGGTTTGCATCGCTGTTTTTTTTATTAAACTGGAATTTCGATTGGAGAAACCCATTGGTTTACATCATGATTTTTGTGCAGATGCATTTATATACGGGGCTTTTCATCACCGCTCATGATGCCATGCATGGTACAATATCATCCAATAAAAAGTTAAACAATGTTATTGGCTACATCGTAGTTTTCCTGTATGCTGGTTTTTTTTATAATCGGCTATATGCTAAACATCACAAGCATCATAAACACGTGCATACAGAAGATGATCCTGATTTTGCTCCTCATGGTTTTTGGAGATGGTATTTAAGTTTCATGTTAAATTATGTAACCGTTATCCAGCTGGTTATTATGGCTGCGGCTTTTAATATTTTGAATATTTGGGTTGAGGAGAAAAATCTATTGTTATTCTGGGTATTGCCGTCGTTAATTTCTACTTTTCAGCTGTTTTATTTCGGTACTTATTTACCGCATAAAGGTGAACATGATAATGAATACTATGCTTCTACTTTGAATAAAAACCATTTTGTTGCCTTTATAACCTGCTACTTTTTTGGTTATCATTTAGAGCATCATCAAAAGCCAAATATGCCTTGGTGGCAGTTATATAAAACGAAGGCTTAA